From Halalkalicoccus subterraneus, the proteins below share one genomic window:
- a CDS encoding universal stress protein, whose protein sequence is MVEDYDLVVVSETEPELRERLIGDLTDDLIDRSPKPVLVVRTGDL, encoded by the coding sequence ATCGTCGAGGACTACGATCTCGTGGTCGTCAGTGAGACGGAACCGGAACTTCGAGAGCGACTCATCGGTGACCTGACCGACGACCTCATCGATCGATCACCGAAACCGGTGCTGGTGGTTCGTACGGGAGATCTCTAA